CGGAGCGAACGTGATGACGACCTGCGTCGAGTCGCCCATCAAGCCCGATAACTCCAACGTCGTCGTCGCGAACCTGACATTCAAGGACTCCGGCGGCGCCATCGTCGGGACATCCGAGAAGGTCATCCTGAGCGGCCCGACGGTCGAGCTCGGGACCTGGACATACGACTCGGTCGTCGCGGAGGCGCCCGCCGGGACCGACTCCGTCGCGGCCTACATGCTCTTCGTGCAGGACCCCGATGTGCTCGAGGGCGGCGCGGCGTGGCTCGATGATCTGACGCTCACGGAGCTCGACTGGGCCGGGGTGCCCGAAGGCACCGTGGGTCGGCCGACGCTACACCAGAACGTGCCGAACCCGTTCAACCCGAGAACGCCCATCGCCTTCGATCTCCCGACGAGGGGAGAGGTGCGGGTCGTCGTCTACAACGTCGCCGGCCAGCGGGTCGCGACGCTCCACGACGGCGAGCTTGACGCCGGTCCTCACACCATCGAGTGGAACGGGCGGACAAGCGACGGGACGATGGCGGCCTCCGGCACCTACTGGTACCAGCTGAGGACGCCGGCGGGCGAGTCGACGAGGAGCATGATCCTCCTCAAGTAGCGCCGGCGCTGTCGCGAACACGTCGCGACGCACGACAGTAACACCGCGCTGCGCCCGGCT
The window above is part of the Candidatus Effluviviaceae Genus V sp. genome. Proteins encoded here:
- a CDS encoding T9SS type A sorting domain-containing protein: MTTCVESPIKPDNSNVVVANLTFKDSGGAIVGTSEKVILSGPTVELGTWTYDSVVAEAPAGTDSVAAYMLFVQDPDVLEGGAAWLDDLTLTELDWAGVPEGTVGRPTLHQNVPNPFNPRTPIAFDLPTRGEVRVVVYNVAGQRVATLHDGELDAGPHTIEWNGRTSDGTMAASGTYWYQLRTPAGESTRSMILLK